In Jeotgalibaca arthritidis, a single genomic region encodes these proteins:
- a CDS encoding ACT domain-containing protein: MKAIITVTGKDHKGIVASVSAKLSEVEVNILDISQTLMEEYFTMILLCDFSESPHSIPEVQQQMKEVEEREQLVIRIQSEDIFNAMHSL; encoded by the coding sequence ATGAAAGCAATTATTACGGTTACAGGAAAAGACCATAAGGGAATTGTGGCAAGCGTGAGCGCAAAACTATCAGAAGTAGAAGTAAATATTTTAGATATTTCTCAAACACTGATGGAAGAGTATTTTACAATGATTTTACTTTGTGATTTTTCGGAATCGCCACACAGTATTCCAGAAGTTCAACAACAAATGAAAGAAGTCGAAGAAAGAGAGCAGCTTGTGATTCGCATTCAATCTGAAGATATTTTTAATGCGATGCACAGCTTATAA
- a CDS encoding PLP-dependent transferase has protein sequence MSHFNTFLAQLGNHSDPATGAISPPIHLSSTFAHPGLGQSTGYDYSRTCNPTRDILEEGLATLEGGSAAVATSSGMSAIQLVFQLFDVGSHFLVSRDLYGGSFRYFNELEAKGIASFSYFATEEEFTQQLNQQTTAVFVESPTNPLMQEIDLVSLSEQAKALGARVIVDNTFLTPLRQRPLELGADIVVHSGTKYLTGHNDILAGVVVTSDSQIGEKLKWLANTTGPTLSAFDCWLFIRSLKTLPLRLDKQEKNAKAIVSALKTFSQVKEVLYPGKGAMISVRLHDAEQVPSILAGVKLFTFAESLGGVESLITYPTSQTHADVPKDLRESYGLTPDLVRLSVGIEDENDLIADLKAVLD, from the coding sequence ATGAGTCACTTTAATACTTTTCTAGCCCAACTAGGCAACCATTCGGATCCTGCAACAGGAGCAATCAGCCCGCCTATTCATTTGTCTTCAACCTTTGCCCATCCTGGCTTAGGACAAAGTACAGGTTATGACTATAGCCGTACTTGCAATCCAACACGGGATATTTTAGAAGAAGGACTGGCGACTTTAGAAGGTGGTAGTGCTGCTGTTGCGACAAGTTCAGGTATGAGTGCGATCCAACTTGTTTTTCAGTTATTTGATGTAGGGAGTCATTTTTTAGTGTCGCGAGACTTATATGGGGGCAGCTTCCGCTACTTTAATGAATTAGAAGCTAAAGGTATAGCGAGCTTCTCTTATTTTGCAACGGAAGAAGAATTTACTCAGCAGTTAAACCAGCAAACCACTGCCGTATTCGTAGAGTCACCCACTAATCCACTTATGCAAGAAATTGACCTAGTTTCACTCAGCGAACAAGCGAAGGCATTAGGTGCTCGTGTAATCGTTGATAATACCTTCTTAACGCCATTGCGGCAACGGCCATTAGAGCTAGGTGCAGATATTGTTGTTCATTCTGGAACCAAGTATCTAACAGGTCATAACGATATTTTAGCAGGCGTTGTTGTGACTAGTGATTCGCAAATAGGTGAAAAGTTGAAATGGTTAGCGAATACAACTGGTCCAACTTTATCGGCGTTTGATTGTTGGCTCTTTATTAGAAGTTTAAAAACGTTGCCGCTTCGTTTAGATAAACAAGAAAAGAATGCTAAGGCAATTGTATCGGCTTTGAAAACTTTCTCTCAAGTGAAAGAGGTTCTTTATCCAGGAAAAGGTGCGATGATTAGTGTTCGTCTTCATGATGCTGAACAAGTTCCATCAATTCTAGCAGGTGTAAAACTATTTACCTTTGCTGAGAGTTTGGGTGGGGTAGAAAGTTTAATTACCTATCCGACTAGCCAAACACATGCGGATGTTCCAAAAGACTTAAGAGAATCGTATGGGTTAACGCCAGATTTAGTCCGACTATCAGTTGGTATTGAAGATGAGAATGATTTGATCGCGGATTTAAAGGCTGTATTAGATTAG
- a CDS encoding metal-dependent transcriptional regulator, with amino-acid sequence MTPSKGDFLKAIVKLGGGERRVNNKDLANELKISSAAITDMALKLMEDGYIHYIPYKGIEITEIGLKETNKLIRKHRLWEVFLHEKLGYNWNQVHEDADLLEHASSDFLIERLDEFLGFPTMDPHGEFIPNSEGHVTHSTALPLNEIEAGTAFTITEVSDNPAFLNYLLRKKITLHDHYYLVEIEDYEGDFLLEDDTGHQKRISANTASQIKVTLN; translated from the coding sequence ATGACTCCAAGTAAAGGAGATTTTTTGAAAGCAATTGTTAAACTTGGTGGTGGAGAACGTCGCGTCAATAACAAGGATTTAGCAAATGAGCTAAAAATCTCTTCCGCAGCCATTACCGATATGGCATTAAAATTAATGGAAGATGGTTATATTCATTACATTCCTTATAAAGGCATTGAAATTACTGAGATTGGATTAAAAGAAACAAATAAATTAATTCGTAAGCACCGATTATGGGAAGTTTTCCTCCATGAAAAATTGGGTTACAACTGGAATCAAGTGCATGAAGATGCAGATTTGTTGGAACACGCTTCTTCTGATTTTTTAATTGAACGATTAGATGAATTTTTAGGCTTTCCAACGATGGATCCTCATGGGGAGTTTATTCCTAATTCTGAGGGGCACGTAACTCACTCAACAGCTTTACCTCTAAATGAAATAGAGGCTGGAACAGCCTTTACCATTACAGAAGTTTCTGATAACCCTGCTTTTTTAAATTATTTACTACGTAAAAAAATCACCCTTCATGACCACTATTACTTAGTCGAGATTGAAGATTACGAAGGCGACTTTTTACTAGAAGATGATACTGGCCATCAAAAACGAATTAGCGCCAACACTGCTTCACAAATTAAAGTCACGCTAAATTAA
- a CDS encoding PFL family protein, which translates to MNRQENILETIQMIAEDKLDIRTVTMGISLLDCADSDGVKAREKIYKKITTYAKDLVKVATEIEQDLGIPIINKRISVTPIALVAGASDDTDYVAFAKTLDQAAKEVGVDFIGGFSALVEKGYTKGDRILIDSIPQALAETSVVCSSVNIGSTKAGINMDAVKQMGQVIKDTAELTADTDGLGAAKLVVFANAVDDNPFMAGAFHGVGEADVVIHVGVSGPGVVKRSLEKVKGEPFDVVAETIKKAAFKITRMGQLVGTMAAEKLDVPFGIVDLSLAPTPAVGDSVAYILQEMGVERVGTHGTTAALAVLNDAVKKGGLMACGHVGGLSGSFIPVSEDIGMIEAVELGAITIDKLEAMTAICSVGLDMVAVPGKTTASTLSALIADEAAIGIMNHKTTAVRLIPVPGMDVGDEVEFGGLLGRAPILGVSEFSSFDLIERGGRIPAPLHSFKN; encoded by the coding sequence ATGAACCGTCAAGAAAACATTTTAGAAACAATTCAAATGATTGCGGAAGACAAACTTGATATTCGGACAGTAACAATGGGAATTTCTTTACTTGACTGTGCGGATTCTGATGGTGTGAAAGCACGAGAAAAAATTTACAAAAAAATCACGACCTATGCGAAAGATTTAGTAAAAGTAGCAACTGAAATTGAACAAGATTTAGGTATTCCAATTATTAACAAACGAATTTCTGTGACGCCAATCGCTTTAGTTGCTGGTGCTTCTGATGACACAGACTATGTGGCATTTGCAAAGACACTTGATCAAGCTGCTAAGGAAGTCGGTGTGGACTTTATTGGTGGATTCAGTGCGCTTGTCGAAAAAGGCTACACAAAAGGCGACCGAATTTTAATTGATTCGATTCCACAAGCTTTGGCTGAAACATCAGTGGTTTGTTCATCCGTAAATATTGGTTCGACTAAAGCAGGAATTAACATGGATGCTGTTAAGCAAATGGGACAAGTGATTAAAGATACAGCTGAACTAACGGCAGATACAGATGGCCTAGGCGCAGCGAAATTGGTTGTCTTTGCTAACGCTGTTGATGATAACCCATTCATGGCTGGAGCCTTCCATGGTGTAGGTGAGGCAGATGTTGTCATTCACGTTGGTGTTAGTGGACCAGGAGTAGTGAAACGTTCGCTTGAAAAAGTAAAAGGAGAGCCGTTTGACGTGGTTGCTGAAACCATTAAAAAAGCTGCCTTTAAAATTACGCGTATGGGACAACTCGTTGGAACAATGGCTGCTGAAAAGCTAGATGTACCATTTGGTATTGTAGATTTATCATTAGCCCCAACACCAGCAGTTGGTGATTCTGTTGCTTATATCTTACAAGAAATGGGTGTTGAACGTGTGGGAACACATGGAACAACAGCAGCTTTAGCTGTTTTGAATGATGCCGTTAAAAAAGGCGGGTTGATGGCTTGTGGACATGTTGGTGGTTTATCCGGTTCATTTATTCCTGTCTCTGAAGATATCGGAATGATTGAGGCAGTTGAATTAGGCGCGATTACCATTGACAAGCTAGAAGCTATGACAGCCATTTGTTCAGTTGGATTAGATATGGTTGCTGTACCAGGTAAAACGACTGCTTCTACATTGTCAGCATTAATTGCCGATGAAGCTGCTATCGGGATTATGAATCACAAAACAACTGCGGTTCGTTTGATTCCTGTTCCAGGTATGGATGTTGGTGATGAAGTTGAATTCGGTGGTCTACTAGGACGCGCACCAATTCTTGGTGTGAGTGAATTCTCATCCTTTGATCTAATTGAACGTGGCGGAAGAATACCAGCACCACTTCATTCATTTAAAAATTAA
- a CDS encoding glycoside hydrolase family 3 protein has translation MWFAKDFSEKTPEQVQDDINRLQQMSEIPLFQAVDEEGGSVTRISQFPQFREQAFPAPSVAFTEGSWEDVEQIERDKALLLASLGFNLNLAPVADIPISQDDFIYERAFSTDPLEVSQYVETEVRISQEEKVGSVLKHFPGYGDNVDTHTGVAYDNRALDNFYDRDFLPFQAGVAQDVAAILVSHNVVTAIDERLPASLSPAVIDLLRNDLAFNGIIMTDDLVMEGVQQFLEPEEAAVQAVLAGNDVLISSEVTIQREAVLAAVAEGRLSEERINESVLRILKIKLQLELID, from the coding sequence ATTTGGTTTGCAAAAGATTTTTCAGAGAAAACACCCGAACAAGTCCAAGATGACATTAATCGTCTTCAACAAATGAGTGAGATTCCTCTTTTTCAAGCGGTTGATGAGGAAGGTGGTAGTGTGACTCGGATTAGTCAGTTTCCTCAGTTTCGTGAGCAAGCCTTTCCTGCACCAAGTGTGGCCTTTACAGAGGGTAGTTGGGAAGATGTAGAGCAAATTGAAAGAGACAAAGCACTGCTACTTGCTTCGCTGGGATTTAATTTAAATTTAGCACCGGTAGCGGATATTCCTATTTCTCAGGATGATTTTATTTATGAGCGCGCATTTTCAACAGATCCCCTTGAGGTTTCTCAGTATGTCGAAACGGAAGTGAGAATAAGCCAAGAAGAAAAGGTAGGAAGTGTGCTAAAACATTTTCCAGGTTATGGCGATAATGTTGATACTCATACAGGGGTCGCTTATGATAATCGAGCCTTGGATAATTTTTATGACCGTGATTTCTTACCTTTTCAAGCAGGAGTTGCCCAAGATGTTGCAGCAATTTTAGTCTCGCATAATGTTGTGACGGCTATTGATGAGCGCTTACCTGCCTCCTTATCGCCGGCAGTGATTGATTTGTTGAGGAATGATTTAGCCTTTAACGGCATTATTATGACGGATGATTTAGTGATGGAAGGTGTGCAGCAATTTTTGGAGCCAGAAGAGGCGGCTGTCCAAGCTGTTTTAGCCGGGAATGATGTGTTAATCAGTTCAGAAGTCACCATTCAAAGAGAGGCTGTTTTAGCAGCTGTAGCAGAAGGACGTCTCTCTGAGGAACGAATTAACGAATCGGTCTTGCGTATTTTGAAAATTAAATTACAATTAGAATTAATTGACTGA
- a CDS encoding metal ABC transporter solute-binding protein, Zn/Mn family yields MKKITIFLLGISLFLAGCQQNEATSQEESGKLKVVATTTMLTDLINQIGGDAIEVEGLMGPGIDPHGYQASSSDVNKLMSADVVAFNGLHLEGKLGEVFENLEKQGKTLFVLEDAIADEHLLLSEDGAVDPHIWFSIENWQLAADYITNQLSEADPDNEAFYRSNHESYKEELINLEAYVTERISELTVDQRYLVTAHDAFRYFGESFDFEVVGLQGINTQTEAGTADVSALAQFITEKEIKALFIESSVSTRTIEALQEAVRTRGWEVEIGGELFSDALGDSSQDAETYVKMFRRNIDTIVDGLK; encoded by the coding sequence ATGAAAAAAATAACAATCTTTCTATTAGGAATTAGCCTGTTTTTAGCAGGCTGCCAGCAGAATGAAGCAACAAGTCAAGAAGAGAGCGGAAAATTAAAAGTGGTTGCCACAACTACTATGCTAACAGACTTAATCAACCAAATTGGTGGCGATGCGATTGAGGTAGAAGGTTTAATGGGGCCAGGAATTGATCCTCATGGCTATCAAGCCTCATCGTCGGATGTTAATAAGCTAATGTCAGCAGATGTGGTTGCCTTTAACGGTCTACATTTAGAAGGTAAGCTAGGTGAAGTGTTCGAGAATTTAGAAAAACAAGGAAAAACACTATTTGTTTTAGAGGACGCTATTGCTGATGAACACTTACTTTTGTCAGAAGATGGTGCAGTAGATCCTCATATTTGGTTCAGTATTGAGAATTGGCAGTTAGCAGCAGATTACATCACCAATCAGTTAAGTGAAGCTGACCCTGATAATGAAGCCTTCTATCGTAGCAACCATGAGAGCTATAAAGAGGAACTTATAAACTTAGAAGCCTATGTGACTGAACGTATTAGCGAATTGACTGTAGACCAACGTTATTTAGTAACGGCTCATGATGCCTTTCGTTATTTCGGTGAATCCTTTGATTTTGAAGTCGTTGGTTTACAAGGCATTAATACACAAACAGAAGCCGGAACAGCTGATGTGAGTGCGTTGGCTCAGTTTATAACAGAAAAGGAAATTAAAGCTTTATTTATTGAAAGTTCTGTTTCAACGCGGACGATTGAGGCCCTACAAGAAGCGGTTAGAACGAGAGGTTGGGAAGTTGAAATTGGTGGCGAGCTATTTTCAGATGCATTAGGTGACTCTTCTCAAGATGCTGAAACCTATGTGAAGATGTTCCGCCGTAACATCGATACGATTGTGGATGGTTTAAAATAA
- a CDS encoding metal ABC transporter permease, with protein MTMMTEIMFVAMIVSVGCTLPGVFLVLRGMTMLSDAITHSVLLGIVLAFFVTQDLSSPMLFIGAVLIGIVTVWLTEALQKTDLMKKDAAIGLVYPLFFSIAIILISRYAGYVHLDVDSVMMGEIGFTPFTRFSLFGLDLGPQALWINLFILLLNALLIVIFYKELQVSTFHPAYAAALGFSPTLIHYGLMTSVSVTAVGAYDSVGSILVVGFMVGPAVTAYLHTKTLKKMIGLTIVIAIFNSLVGVYLAFQFDVAIAGMIALVTGVTAFISFLLKLAKQRLLAYI; from the coding sequence ATGACCATGATGACTGAAATTATGTTCGTTGCAATGATCGTATCTGTTGGCTGTACATTGCCGGGTGTTTTCTTAGTGCTTAGAGGGATGACTATGCTATCAGATGCTATTACCCATTCGGTTTTACTGGGTATCGTTTTAGCCTTCTTCGTTACTCAAGACTTGAGTTCGCCCATGTTGTTCATAGGCGCCGTCTTAATTGGAATTGTCACAGTGTGGCTAACCGAAGCTCTTCAAAAAACCGATTTAATGAAGAAGGATGCTGCCATTGGTTTGGTTTATCCTTTGTTCTTTAGTATCGCGATCATCCTCATTAGCCGCTACGCTGGTTATGTTCATTTGGATGTTGATAGCGTCATGATGGGAGAAATAGGCTTTACACCCTTTACCCGTTTTAGCCTATTTGGTCTCGATTTAGGACCACAGGCCTTATGGATTAACTTATTCATCTTACTTTTAAATGCATTACTGATTGTTATTTTTTATAAAGAGTTGCAGGTGTCGACTTTCCATCCAGCTTATGCCGCCGCATTAGGATTTTCACCAACCCTTATCCATTATGGCTTGATGACGTCTGTTTCGGTTACGGCAGTCGGTGCCTATGATTCAGTCGGTTCTATTTTAGTTGTTGGCTTTATGGTTGGTCCAGCAGTGACTGCATATTTACATACCAAAACCTTGAAAAAAATGATTGGATTAACTATAGTCATTGCTATTTTTAATAGTTTAGTTGGCGTCTATCTAGCGTTTCAGTTTGATGTCGCTATTGCGGGCATGATTGCCCTTGTAACTGGGGTAACTGCCTTTATCAGTTTCCTGCTTAAGTTAGCTAAGCAAAGGCTGTTAGCTTATATTTAG
- a CDS encoding metal ABC transporter permease — MIQSLSDLFLDHTFQVVALGTAFLGLLSGVVGTLATLKQESLLGDVLSHSALPGIGIAFILLSKKNLIIMLIGAALAGGLATVLINWMKKKSIIKGDSAMSLILSSFFGLGLVLMTYIQRQPNGHQAGLENFIYGQASAMLMRDIKLSVVIASVFLIILVLFWKEIKVFIFDPTFAHTMGFSAVFLNGLVSLMIVVTIVIGLESVGVVLMSSLLIAPSIAARQWSDRMGVVAVLAGIFGFLSGLIGSFISSIGARIPTGPTIVLVASLFVLVSLLVAPKRGLLARFFNQRKHKNKLLEAAKALENGEGGAI, encoded by the coding sequence ATGATACAGTCATTGAGTGACTTGTTCCTTGACCATACTTTTCAAGTTGTCGCACTAGGAACAGCTTTTCTAGGGCTGTTGAGTGGCGTAGTTGGAACATTAGCAACATTAAAGCAGGAAAGTTTATTAGGAGATGTGCTGAGCCATTCTGCTCTGCCAGGGATTGGGATTGCTTTTATCTTATTATCTAAAAAAAATCTGATTATCATGTTAATAGGCGCTGCATTAGCAGGCGGACTGGCGACCGTTTTGATTAACTGGATGAAGAAAAAAAGTATCATTAAAGGTGATAGTGCTATGTCACTGATTTTATCAAGCTTTTTTGGTTTGGGATTAGTGTTAATGACTTATATTCAACGTCAGCCAAATGGCCACCAAGCTGGATTAGAGAATTTTATTTATGGACAAGCATCTGCTATGTTGATGAGAGACATCAAATTGTCTGTTGTGATTGCGAGTGTTTTTCTTATTATATTGGTCTTATTTTGGAAAGAGATTAAGGTGTTTATTTTTGATCCGACATTTGCGCATACGATGGGATTTTCTGCAGTCTTTTTAAATGGACTTGTGTCGCTGATGATTGTGGTGACAATTGTAATTGGCTTAGAATCAGTAGGGGTTGTTTTAATGAGTAGCCTCCTCATTGCACCGTCAATTGCCGCACGCCAATGGTCTGACCGCATGGGAGTCGTTGCTGTTTTGGCAGGGATCTTTGGTTTTCTATCAGGATTAATTGGCTCATTTATTAGCTCTATTGGGGCTAGAATTCCAACCGGGCCGACCATTGTCTTAGTTGCTAGCTTATTTGTCTTAGTCAGTTTATTAGTGGCACCTAAACGCGGGCTACTGGCGCGCTTTTTCAATCAGCGCAAACACAAAAATAAGCTATTAGAGGCAGCAAAAGCGTTAGAAAATGGGGAAGGGGGAGCTATATAA
- a CDS encoding metal ABC transporter ATP-binding protein — MTDIMTLNHVTVAYDAKAVLWDIQVSFKKGALTAVIGPNGAGKSTMMKAMLDLVKPLNGDIDYHLADQPEKYKAVKKKIAYVPQNTSVDWDFPATVLDVVVMGRYGHLGWLKRPTKKDFELAKEMLVKVGMPTFANRQISQLSGGQRQRVFLARALAQEAEIYLMDEPFAGVDQKTEKIIMDLLKELKEAGKSIIVVHHDLQTVEDYFDEVIFVNRHIVASGPVETVFTKEAIEETYRVDHNLGEEGGLNDTVIE; from the coding sequence ATGACAGATATTATGACGTTAAATCATGTGACAGTGGCATATGATGCTAAAGCTGTTTTATGGGATATTCAAGTAAGCTTTAAAAAGGGCGCTTTGACGGCTGTGATTGGTCCCAACGGTGCTGGCAAGTCAACGATGATGAAAGCCATGCTGGACTTAGTTAAACCATTAAATGGTGACATTGACTATCATCTAGCTGACCAGCCAGAAAAATATAAAGCAGTGAAAAAGAAAATTGCTTATGTGCCACAAAATACCAGTGTTGATTGGGATTTTCCAGCGACTGTTTTGGATGTCGTTGTGATGGGTCGCTATGGCCATCTAGGTTGGTTGAAACGTCCGACTAAGAAAGACTTTGAGCTGGCAAAAGAAATGCTAGTGAAGGTAGGCATGCCTACTTTTGCTAATCGCCAAATTAGTCAACTCTCTGGAGGACAACGACAACGGGTCTTTTTGGCACGCGCACTTGCGCAAGAGGCAGAGATTTATTTAATGGATGAGCCATTTGCAGGAGTCGACCAAAAGACAGAAAAAATTATTATGGATTTGTTGAAAGAATTAAAAGAAGCCGGTAAATCAATTATTGTAGTTCATCACGACCTACAAACCGTTGAAGACTACTTTGATGAGGTTATTTTTGTAAACCGTCACATTGTGGCGAGTGGACCAGTCGAGACTGTTTTTACAAAGGAAGCCATTGAAGAAACCTACCGTGTCGACCATAACTTAGGAGAAGAGGGTGGTTTAAATGATACAGTCATTGAGTGA